The genomic segment CTTCGCACCGGCCGCCGCACCGGCACCGGCACCTGCACCGGCACCGGGCATCGAGCGGCCCGTGGAGCGGCTCGGGGAGCGCACGGTCGACCTGCGGGACCAGCCCGCGCACCAGCCCGTGCACCAGCCCGCGCACCGGCCCGCGCACCGGCTCGCGCTGCTGCCGGTGCCGGGCGCGCACTTCGCCGAGGTCCCCGTGGACCAGGTGGCGCCGAACCCGCGCCAGCCCCGGCAGGTCTTCGACGAGGACGCCCAGGCCGAGCTGGTGCACAGCGTGCGCGAGATCGGCGTCCTGCAGCCCGTCGTCGTGCGGCCCGTGGGCGCCGACGAGCACGGGCAGCGCTACGAGCTCGTCATGGGCGAGCGGCGCTGGCGCGCCAGCCAGGCCGCGGGCCTGGAGACGATCCCCGCGATCGTGCGCGAGACCAGCGACGACGACCTGCTGCGCGACGCCCTGCTGGAGAACCTGCACCGCAGCCAGCTGAACCCGCTCGAGGAGGCCGCGGCCTACCAGCAGCTCCTCGACGACTTCGGCTGCACGCACGACCACCTGGCGCAGCGCATCGGCCGCTCGCGACCGCAGATCTCCAACACGATCCGCCTGCTGCGCCTGCCGCCGCTGGTGCAGCGGCGCGTCGCCGCCGGCGTGCTCTCGGCCGGGCACGCGCGCGCCCTGCTCGGCCTCGGCGACGCCGCCGCCATGGAGCGCCTCGCGCAGCGCATCGTCGCGGAGGGCCTGTCGGTGCGGGCCACCGAGGAGGTCGTCGCCCTCGGCGGGGACGGCGCGGCGCCGCTGCGCGCCCGCGCCGGGCGCCGCGGGGGCTCGCCGCAGGGCCTGGAGGACCTCGCCGCCCGCCTCTCCGACCGCTTCGAGACCCGGGTGAGCATCGCCATGGGGCAGCGCCGGGGCAGGGTCGTGGTCGAGTTCGCCGGCGTGGAGGACCTCAACCGCATCCTCGCGGCCCTGGCGCCCGACGAGGACGCCGTGGACCCCGCGCACCTGCCGCCGCGGGCCGCCGCTGCCCCGGGGCCCGCCGGGGCTCCCCGGCGGGCGCCCGCGGGGGAGCCGCCGCACGGCTGGGTCCCCGCACCGCCGTCCGCCGCGTGGTCCGAGCAGGCCTCGTGGCGCTCCGAGGGGTCCCTGCGGGGGTCCGCCGATCCCGGGTGAGGGCGTGCGGCGGCTGCGCCGCCCCGCCGTCCACAGGTCCTGAGCGAGCGTCCACAGGTGTGAGCGAGTCTGTGGACAGGAGGTGTGCATGAGCCGGCGGATGGTGCCCCTGACGCTGGAGGCCCTCCCCGAGCTGCCCGCGCCGTGCCGGCGCTGCGTGGTGTGGGAGCTGGACCCCGTGGCGGCCCGCCGCGTGGAGGAGGACGGCGGTGCGGCCTTCGAGAAGGAGGCGTGGCTGTCGGGCGTGCTGCTCGGCTGGGGCACCGCCGGGCGGCTGGCGTACGTCGACGACGAGCTCGCCG from the Quadrisphaera sp. DSM 44207 genome contains:
- a CDS encoding ParB/RepB/Spo0J family partition protein encodes the protein MQEQPRAHSAAPPVPAGLYPPLQAFAPAAAPAPAPAPAPGIERPVERLGERTVDLRDQPAHQPVHQPAHRPAHRLALLPVPGAHFAEVPVDQVAPNPRQPRQVFDEDAQAELVHSVREIGVLQPVVVRPVGADEHGQRYELVMGERRWRASQAAGLETIPAIVRETSDDDLLRDALLENLHRSQLNPLEEAAAYQQLLDDFGCTHDHLAQRIGRSRPQISNTIRLLRLPPLVQRRVAAGVLSAGHARALLGLGDAAAMERLAQRIVAEGLSVRATEEVVALGGDGAAPLRARAGRRGGSPQGLEDLAARLSDRFETRVSIAMGQRRGRVVVEFAGVEDLNRILAALAPDEDAVDPAHLPPRAAAAPGPAGAPRRAPAGEPPHGWVPAPPSAAWSEQASWRSEGSLRGSADPG